In Juglans microcarpa x Juglans regia isolate MS1-56 chromosome 7D, Jm3101_v1.0, whole genome shotgun sequence, the following are encoded in one genomic region:
- the LOC121239193 gene encoding factor of DNA methylation 4-like, with protein MTYRSEKDIIETELEYYEYKYYNELKKGRPKVKFSDLVYRCPYCPGKCKQDYLFKELLQHASAVITSRSRSIKEKARHLALERYMRKYLDVRVHSELATKTECSKPHGDQGFVYPWKGIIANIKTEWIDGKDVGESGTRLREVLSRKGFNPVRVHPIWNRWGHSGFVIAEFKSDWAGFNNAMSMEKSFELDHCGKRDYYAATNLGDKLFGWMAHKDDYDSNVPIGVFLRKSAGVKTISGKEAEEQRQASTLVSNLTNTLEVQSLHLKQIENEYQEISASPNKLIGQKEDKLKAYNEEMKKMQQNTRDHLDKIFIEHEKVTLHLEAQKKRLEQHEKQLQQREAQNETDRRKLHDEKKMNERAAVEQKKADENFLKLTEEQKKEKEKLLRKTIRLEKKLAKQALELEVERMRGALQVMKHMGDDGYFEMKKKIIEDLNEKEKALDHMEQLNLALIIKERKTNDELQEARKELIDGLREVTARANIGVKRMGELDIKPFRTATKRKFPQEEAAEKAMVLCSQWEDYLRDPSWHPFKIIIDAGGFSEEVMNEEDEKLKNLKNEFGDEVYAAVTTALKEVNEYNPSGRYIVPELWNFKEGRKATLKEGVLHILEKWRLLKQRSR; from the exons ATGACCTACAGGTCAGAAAAAGATATTATTGAGACTGAGTTAGAGTACTAcgagtataaatattataatgagttgaaaaaagggAGGCCTAAGGTTAAGTTTTCTGATTTAGTATATAGATGCCCATACTGCCCAGGGAAGTGTAAGCAAGATTACCTCTTTAAGGAGCTTCTCCAACATGCTTCTGCTGTTATTACCTCACGGAGTAGGAGCATCAAAGAGAAAGCGAGGCACTTGGCTTTGGAGAGGTACATGAGAAAGTATCTTGATGTGAGGGTTCATTCAGAACTTGCCACTAAAACTGAATGTTCCAAGCCTCATGGTGATCAGGGGTTTGTGTATCCTTGGAAGGGCATCATCGCAAATATTAAAACTGAATGGATAGATGGGAAAGATGTTGGTGAAAGTGGAACAAGACTCAGGGAGGTGTTGTCAAGGAAGGGGTTTAATCCTGTGAGGGTCCATCCCATATGGAATCGTTGGGGACATTCAGGTTTTGTGATTGCAGAGTTTAAAAGTGATTGGGCTGGTTTCAACAATGCCATGTCCATGGAGAAGAGTTTTGAACTCGATCATTGCGGGAAGAGGGACTACTACGCAGCCACAAATCTAGGAGATAAGTTGTTTGGATGGATGGCCCACAAGGATGACTATGACTCGAACGTCCCTATTGGTGTGTTTCTTAGAAAGAGTGCAGGTGTGAAAACCATTTCTGGAAAAGAAGCAGAAGAACAAAGACAGGCTTCAACGCTTGTCTCGAACTTGACAAATACCCTGGAGGTCCAGAGTTTGCACCTTAAACAGATTGAGAACGAATATCAGGAAATCAGTGCATCTCCAAACAAGTTGATAGGGCAAAAGGAGGACAAGCTCAAGGCTTACAATGAAG AAATGAAAAAGATGCAACAGAATACGCGCGATCATCTTGATAAGATTTTCATAGAGCATGAGAAGGTTACACTGCATTTGGAGGCTCAGAAAAAACGGCTTGAGCAGCATGAGAAGCAATTGCAGCAGCGGGAGGCTCAGAATGAAACTGATAGGAGAAAACTtcatgatgagaaaaaaatg aatgaGAGGGCTGCTGTAGAGCAAAAGAAGGCAGATGAGAATTTCTTGAAGTTGACAGAGGAACAAAAG aaagaaaaggagaaacttCTTAGAAAAACAATTCGACTGGAAAAGAAACTTGCTAAGCAGGCATTAGAGTTGGAGGTTGAGCGCATGAGAGGAGCGTTACAGGTCATGAAACACATGGGTGACGATGGgtattttgagatgaagaaaaagattatAGAAGATTtgaatgagaaggaaaaagCATTGGATCACATGGAACAACTGAACCTAGCTCTTATCATCAAGGAGCGTAAAACTAATGATGAACTGCAGGAGGCTCGTAAAGAGCTAATCGAT GGATTGAGAGAAGTGACAGCCCGTGCTAATATTGGTGTCAAGAGAATGGGCGAGCTTGACATCAAGCCATTCAGAACTGCAACCAAGAGGAAATTTCCCCAGGAAGAAGCAGCTGAGAAAGCTATGGTGCTTTGTTCACAATGGGAGGACTATCTTAGAGATCCTAGCTGGCATCCCTTTAAGATCATCATAGATGCAGGAGGGTTTAGTGAG GAAGTAAtgaatgaagaagatgaaaagttGAAGAATTTGAAGAATGAGTTTGGTGATGAAGTTTACGCGGCAGTGACCACAGCCTTGAAGGAGGTGAATGAATATAATCCAAGTGGTAGGTACATTGTACCGGAGCTGTGGAATTTCAAAGAAGGAAGGAAAGCAACATTAAAGGAAGGAGTGCTCCACATCCTGGAGAAGTGGAGATTGCTTAAACAGAGGTCGCGCTGA
- the LOC121239382 gene encoding WD repeat domain-containing protein 83-like — MKLIASPILQIELRSNCFAILTLAKKLGELGSVRDNSKLCSCGGDRQIFYWDVSTGRVIRKFRGHDGEVNAVKFNEYSSVVVSAGYDRSLRAWDCRSHSNEPIQIIDTFLDSVMSVCLTKTEIIGGSVDGTVRTFDMRIGRELSDNLGQPVNCIAMSNDGNCILASCLDSTFRLLDRSTGELLQEYKGHTCKSYKLDCCLTNNDAHITGGSEDGFIYFWDLVDASVVSSFQAHSSVVTSVSYHPKDNCMITASVDGTIRVWKT; from the exons ATGAAGCTCATTGCCAGCCCTATTCTGCAAATTGAACTAAGGAGTAACTGCTTTGCAAT ACTAACTCTGGCAAAAAAATTAGGTGAATTGGGATCAGTTAG GGACAATTCGAAGCTTTGTTCTTGTGGTGGTGACCGACAAATCTTTTATTGGGATGTATCAACAGGCCGTGTAATTCGAAAATTCCGTGGCCATGATGGAGAG GTCAATGCTGTAAAGTTCAATGAGTATTCTTCTGTCGTAGTCTCAGCAGGGTATGATCGATCATTGCGTGCTTGGGACTGTAGATCGCACAGCAACGAGCCAATTCAG ATTATTGACACATTTTTAGACAGCGTAATGTCTGTTTGTTTAacaaaaactgaaattattgGAGGAAGTGTTGATGGGACTGTTCGAACATTTGACATGCGCATTGGTAG AGAATTATCAGACAACTTGGGTCAACCAGTCAACTGTATTGCAATGTCAAATGATGGTAACTGCATATTAGCCAGTTGCTTAGATTCTACATTCCGTCTTCTGGACAG ATCTACTGGTGAACTCTTGCAAGAATATAAAGGCCATACTTGTAAG TCCTACAAACTGGACTGCTGCCTCACCAACAATGATGCCCATATAACTGGTGGATCTGAGGATGGCTTCATTTATTTCTGGGATCTGGTGGATGCATCAGTGGTTTCAAGTTTCCAAGCGCATTCGTCAGTG GTGACAAGTGTGAGTTACCATCCAAAGGACAACTGCATGATAACTGCCTCTGTTGACGGCACCATTCGTGTTTGGAAGACATGA